The Arabidopsis thaliana chromosome 5, partial sequence genomic interval GTACTCCTCTTTCTTACATTGTCTGTTTCCAATTTGTAACCTTTTGACAATCTTATACACATGCTTTTCGAAATTTGCAGGCTTTGGTTATAATTCATAGATTCTTTAGTCTATCACTTGTTCTATGTTTCCTTCTTTGGATGGCCTCCCCGACAGAGTCTAATTCAAAGGTAAGATAAGAGACTTGAATCATTCATAAGCATTCTGGAATAAGTCCTGTCTCATGGTTTAACACATACCACTGCTTCAAAGGATGCAGTTGAGGCGGCTTCCGGCCTTACAAATGATGGAGCTAATGCTGCTACTGGATGGGACAACCATGGCTGGTTTTACATTTCTGTCCGGGTTGGATTTTTCCTTTGGGTATGATGTCTAACTCTTTgggttttttttggttttaatttcaAGTCGTTTGAGTGTAGCTGGATATATGATGCTTGTTCTTGTATGTTTCCAAGGTTGCGTTGCTTAATCTTGTCGCTATTTCTTCAACGTGGGCTAGAATAATAGACGTTATGGATAGTGAGGTAGTTTCTGCTGCCCTCTACTTTTATTTCCAAGAACTGGTTATTGTTTCGAGGCATATAATATTCTTCAGTTCAGTCAGGTGCaagattgtttggttttgttggtgcTGGTGCTACCCTTGGACAGCTTTTTGGATCTGTATTTGCTGCTGCCACTGCTTGGATGGGTCCATGTATGCATCACATTGTCTGATGATTGTTTCATTTACAATATAAGTACCTAGATAGATATTAGCTTATGCTTTGTTGTTCAATGAATGCCATGTTGAATTCACTCGAAAATCAATTTGATGTTTATGGCAGATTTACTTCTATTTGCTGCTCTTTTGATGGAATTTGCTGCACAGTCTTCAAAAGGGATCACTAATGATATTTCCCAGTCCTCTGAGGAGTTGTCTCCTCTAAGGTTAGCTAAGCTACAATCTGTGTCCATATATGTTattatgaatttgatttgtaAATCACCCTCTGTTTGCTATGTTCTCCTATCTTATGTTTGGAATAATATGTGGCTATGCATGGAACCGTATGGAAAATTGAAATGATTTATCTTTAAGTTTAGATTTGTGCGTACTCAATTTAGATTATGGGATAGTCTTAGTGTGAGGTTGACTCAGTTATGCTCATTGTTGGTCAAGaagttgatttttgttgttgtttctgttaGGGGAACTGATAATGATCATCAACGTGAGAGAAAACAGGAGGCTACTTCTCCAAAAGTTGGTTCTCCAAAAGTTGCTTCTCCTAAATCGCCCATCTCCACAACCAGACCTCAGTTTTGGGCCATCTTAGATGGAATGAGACTTATACTAGCATCACCTTATCTTTTGCTCgtgtctttgtttctttggctCGGTGCGGTCATCTCCTCATTCTTCTATTTCCAAGTAAGACTActctttatattttgaatgGTTTCATTTTCAAGATATAAGAATTACCTAAATCATGTGGATGTAATATCAGAAATAGTTGACGATGGAATATAGGCTTCTCATGTGAACCATCTCTACGTGTTATACTATTCATTTACCTGATCTGGAAAGAACTATGAtcattataagtttataaccaAGACTCTTTGTTCTTTAACAGCCATTTGAACGATTTTTCACAACATAAAGAGTAGAATATCCCTTTGTTATTAGTGCTTGCAAATTATCGCTTATGATACGAGCTGTTGCTTTAAaattcctttgttttctttgagtCTATAGAATCAATTTCTGCTCTTTGCAAAAAGAAAGCTGAACTTCTTACGGTCTCACTGATGAAATAAAGTTAAACTGCAGAAAGTGAATATAATTGCTACGACAATCAAATCATCCATTGGTCGAAGAAGACTGTTTGCCCAGATAAACAGCTTTGTTGCAGTTTTCATACTCATTGGACAACTGACTTTAACGGTAAGTCATATGCGAGACAAAATTCACACATTGATTCACCATACCTGGAATATTTGCTATATAAGTTAGTATGCTAAATCTTACAGGGGCGTATCTTGACTGTAGCTGGTGTCACGGTTGCAATATCTGCATCTCCATTTGTTGCACTTGGGAATTTGGTTGCTATTGCCATATGGCCAACTTGGGTTACGGTTGCTGTGTCTGAAACCCTGAGAAAGGTCTGTGGTTTACAACAATCTCTCTCATGTTAACCTACTGTTCCATTAATGACACttgattttttataacatGGTAGGTGACAACTTATGTTGTAACTAGACCTGGAAGGGAACTCTTGTTCACCGTTGTCTCGCAAGACGAGAAATACAAAGCTAAGGTACAGAATCTTTCCTTTCCTGAACTTCTAGTAAGAAAATCAGTCCTGCAAAAGGGAAAGTTTACACTTTGGTTTATTATTTCTCATTCTGTGTGCTATGGTTTCAGGTATGCATAGATGTAATTGTTCAACGGCTTGGAGATGCTGCAGCGGCGGGACTATTTGAAGTCCTTACCATTGCTCTTGGCGGTCAAACGTCAACTGCTTCACTCTATGCCCTGCCAGTATAATAAAAGCTTCCTACTTTCAGACAGTTCGTCGTGTATGAGTATTATTTCTCCATGAAACTCCTCATCAAGtctccattgtttttttaacagGTGTGTTTAATATGGATAGTCACAGCGTTCTTCTTGGGCCGGCGACAAGAACAATTGGCGAAACTCCAGGTGGGTTCATCTTCATAGGAACAAAATCTTAACTTTGATACAGAAGATGAGAGGCTTCAACGTCATATGTAGGAGTTATGGGAAAACAACTTAAACCCGACCGACATGAAGATGAAGGATCACAAGGCAGAGTAATGGTTTAGAACTTAGCTTAAAGAATTCATATGTCTGctgataaattaaatattgtaCAAAGGGAAATTACGCTCTTTCTTTTGAGAGCGGAGTATATGTAACCGAacttggtttttctcttcttttttttcttcattcaatTAACTTGCAAAGAGCCAGACCAACTAACCCAAGCGAAACAACTGCAGACATGATGACATGGCAATGTTATTGCTCCACAATATTGGGGACACTTTAATATAATGAAATGGGCTTAATCTTAGATGGGTTTACTGTTGAACAGTTGAAGccagaaaccctaattactCATTACTCGTCCACTTTACTTTACCGGCGCCAATGGTGAGACCCTGAATCAATCTTTCCAGATCTTGATTTagatgaatgttttttttttttttttaatttcgtttAAGCAGAGTGTTTATTGTGTGAATTAACATGATAAATTGTACCTGCAACGAGATTATGcatattttacatttctttttatttgtaccTTGGGATTCAAGCGAATGCATTGGGTGACGTAACTCAcgttagttttggttttgattttcttaattgCATTTGCCAAATACCAATACACTAGACTAAGCTCCAGTGCTCTAACATTGTGCTTGCTCATTGAGAATCATTCATGGCTAAGTCTTCCACAGTTGAAATGAGACTTTTTCACACGCAACCAAGAAAGGAAAGAGGACATGAACTTGTCTCTAAACAGGGTCATCCACTTGCCTCTGCTCTGCTGTATGAAACCTACTGTATATGATGTAGTTATAAGATCAATGCTTCTCCATTTCCTCGATCCTGCATACTTCTTCAAACCATCTTCAATCCGCCTATAACTCTCGTTCTCATCTTCTGTTTCACCTTTCATATTCTTAGCTTTCATTGCTTCACCGAGACAACGAGCGAGGATAACTCCGTCCTCCATCGCCGAGCAACCACCTTGTCCAATATCAGGAGTCATTGGGTGAAGTGCATCCCCTGCAACACATACGTTGTCTTTTGCAATGTTTGCCCAAAGAAGTTCCCAGGGAGGTCGATACATGAGTGGATTCATCACCAAACTATCAAGATCAGTGGTCTCCAGGATACTCTTGATGTTGTCAGGCAAGTCTTTGATCTTGGTCAGCACAAACTGTTTGATCTTCTGatgatttttcttatctaaCAAAGTCAAGGAGATGAATCAATGATATGAACAAGATCCTGTGTAGAGTAAAGTTTCATTTACCTAAATCAGTAGAGGTGTGGGTTAGGAACCAGTAGACAGTGTTTTGGTCACATGAGATGAAACCGGAACGAACACCGTTGCCATAAAACTGAAAGAACCTTCTCCCTAATTCGTGGCCTGTCTGGAAATGAGCGATCCCGCGGATTGCTACACGGGAAGTTTTAACCGGATTCTTGAAGCCTAGCCACTTACCAACCACTGACTTCACTCCATCACACCCTACCAAAACCTTTAAAAGACCACAAATTCGGTTACAAGACCAGCATATTTTTACAGAGGAGTCAGGACTGGTTAGTTAGTACCTTGGTTTTAAGTATAGTCCCGTCGGAGAGATGAACCATCTTGTAGTGTCCGGACAATTCGATGTGAACAAGCTTAGATGAGAACCGTATGGTCCCTTGAGGCAATTCGCCCGCTAGAGCGTCTAACAAGAGCTTCCTCTGTACGCATCGAACCTCATATTCTCTGACAAAACCATTTCAACAAGGTTATATataaaggtttcttcttcttctttgtttaataGTCGAGAGAATGAATGATAAGATACATACTCAGATTCTGGAAATAACATTTCTTTAGGAGGATCTCCTGCAGAAATGGGTCTGACCACCCATCTGCATCAAGGTCAACTATATATAGTAAGTTCATAGTTGCTATTAATAGTAATAGTGTTAAATTGTTGGTTACCCTTGAAAGCGATCACCGAGACTGCGAATATGCTGAGAAATACCGAGAGCTTCCATGGCCTTCCAAGcattaaaatataatgaaagtGCAAATCCTGTTGCTCTCAGCTGCTCAGAAGATTCCAGCACTATGCTTCTGATCCCAAGCCTGAAAATACCACTTTAATTAACTTACATGGACTATAACAAATACTtgacacaaacacacacacctGTGGAGCCCAAGTGCAGTGGCAAGGCCGGAGATTCCAGCTCCGACGATGATGATATCTTGGGTACTTTCAGCTTCCATGGTGGGCGAGTCAACGAAAGAAACCACTCGGTTCAATAAATATCcaaactttatatttataataataataataaagatttATTATCGTGTAAGAACTAAGAGTAGACACGCACTTTTGGCGCGTGGTTTGAAACCCATTACAGCCAAAGCATGGGCCCAATGCTCAAAAAGCCCATAATGGTAATTCTGTTTCTATAACTTAATTAATGAACAGCACCCATAGTAGTATAGTAGTACTGTAGTAGTATATACAGGCTTGGGATCAGAAGCTAGTAACTTTTActtcaaaacacaaaatttgtgAAGGAACAATTACTCCACATAATGTCGAAGAcaatataaatgttttcacTCTAGAGAATAGATATAGGAAGATAGTTACTGAAGagttaaaaattactacttagATTCAGTTTtcaccatcatttttttttgaaaaaaaaaggtgtcACCAAAAAAAGGACGAGAACACCTCTAATAGTCACAGAGGAAGGAAATAAGATCAGCAGCCTCTCTAGTCTGTTTCTATATTTACATAAATCCCCCAACAAATTCTCTAAAACATGTACACCACCAAAAGCCAAAACCTTCTCCACTAAATCAGGATTCTCAGTAGTCCAACATAGTATCGTCTTCCCTGTTTCAATGAACATAAAGGTGAGAAAACAAGAGCCAAGAACAATGGGTATGGTAGTGTTGTATTGTTCATATTCTTACCAAAACTCGTGTCCGAAATGATCAGATGAATCAtagtcttcctcttcttcaatttgAACGTAGCTCTCATAGAACTGCAAAGTAGTCAAAAATGAATTGAAACAATTGAATATGCAAACACAGGCTAGGCTTCTTGGTTTtgtaaagttaaaaaaaaaacaatgactCTGACCTTGTCATATCTCCCAACAGTTTTTGAATCTGCCTCTTCATCTGCCTGCAAAATGGTACATCACAGTGTTCAACAACCTTAAGCCTAATTAGTTTAAATCTACAGCTATCTCAAGTATGCCTAGCAATTAAATGAAGATATGAAGGAAAACGAATCTATTGAGTAAACCTCCATAGAATCTTCCAATGTATCAATTTATGATCGAGGGATATAGTCTACCTTATAAATGGTTTTAGCTTCTTCGTTTAACTTTCTACTGTGTGCCGAATCAACCTCCATAGCACGGGCGTTGAATGGTTTTTGGTCCTGGAAAGAAGCAACAATTATGCATAAATCCAGCTTAGAAAATACGCCAGAGGCTTTTTGAGTATTTTAAGAACAAAGTGATGTTACCTCTGCTGACATGTTCTTCCATACATTGAAACATATTCTGCTAGCATCCACTAAGTCTCCATTGTAATTTTCCCTAAACTCCTCtctagagaaagaaaaatagttacTGGATGGTTAAATCACTCACTGACATTTTCCTACAATTGTTTTGCATTATTTCACCAAGAACCAACAAAAGGTCCAACATTTAACGTAAAAGGAAAGACATTGACCTTATAAATTAACATCACCAGTCCCCTTTTTTGACCTAAGGATCAAAGTCCACTATTTATCTCCATCTAGTTAACTCAAGAAATTCAACACAATTGTaataagaaacagagtaaaagtCTTTGGTTACTgtacaagaagaagacaaatggTGATCTGGGTTCATCTTCAAAGCTCCCAATTGGTTTCGAGATATTATCGATATTGCCACTCGCAATGTACTTGAACCTTTTCACTTCCCTTCTTTTCTCACCGCACTCATGCATATCATACAGAGCAATCGCTATCATAACACCACATTCTTCACTGgaataaaaacccaaaacagaGTAATCACAAATCTAgataaaaaccctaaagaaaTCTAGATCGACGAATCCAAAAGCTTTGAACAAAGTAGCAATACCATTTTTTAAAAGCGCTACCATCGGCAGCACGACGAACAGCTTGAACTCTTTTACGAGTTCTCGGCCGAATTGCCATTAATGCGCATCGAcgattttttctatttctgaCAGTGAACAAaagttttaacctttttcGCTCTTTACTATGTTGTGTGCACGAGAGCTCAGGCATCGGTTCGCTTACGTGTCAATTGCGCATTTTAACGATAATGGATTTTCTGCTAACGTGCGCTTAACAGATAATACGCGGGACATAATTGGCGCGtaattaaaaacagaggaaatctCTCCCGCTTCAaagaattaattatttattataaccAATAAAACTTAGACACGTAATCACTTCTAAAATATGCGAatataaaacttcaaaatggAATAATTTTCATTAGATTTTTAATGCGGAAATACACACTTCAACacaaagcaaagcaaacaaaaaaaaaacattgaaaggGACCTTCGAATTTTTTTGGAGAAGATCAATCTTTATTATACTCACCAACTCAAATAATAAAAGGTAAATCCAATAGGAAAAAGACACGTGGAGTAGACTTGAATCAGTTGGTCCTCCCGCAAACCTTGCGGATTTCACCGCTACTACCAGTCAACGGGCTGATATCACCCATTTTTATCATCGCCGCCGTGAAGTCAGAGTTAAAGCTCGACGGATTGTTGCTGTATCCACGGACGATGGAGTCAGTAGAG includes:
- a CDS encoding HMG-box (high mobility group) DNA-binding family protein (HMG-box (high mobility group) DNA-binding family protein; FUNCTIONS IN: DNA binding; LOCATED IN: nucleus; CONTAINS InterPro DOMAIN/s: High mobility group, superfamily (InterPro:IPR009071), High mobility group, HMG1/HMG2 (InterPro:IPR000910); Has 37 Blast hits to 37 proteins in 13 species: Archae - 0; Bacteria - 0; Metazoa - 4; Fungi - 0; Plants - 33; Viruses - 0; Other Eukaryotes - 0 (source: NCBI BLink).); this encodes MIAIALYDMHECGEKRREVKRFKYIASGNIDNISKPIGSFEDEPRSPFVFFLEEFRENYNGDLVDASRICFNVWKNMSAEDQKPFNARAMEVDSAHSRKLNEEAKTIYKADEEADSKTVGRYDKFYESYVQIEEEEDYDSSDHFGHEFWEDDTMLDY